CGCGCACGACCAGCACCCGCTGCCGGTAGGCACTCTCGGTGTAACCGCCGGCGAGCGTAACGGCGCTGAGCACCGTCGCCTCGCTGGTCAACCCCTGTGCGCCCGGGGATTTCACCGCACCAAAAATGTAAATTTCGTTGGCGACCGACGAGGGGAAATAGAGGTAATCGTCCGGCTCCATGAGGATATTCTGCGAAAGGTCGCAACGCAAAAAAAGCTTCTCGAAATCCACCGGCAACCGCCG
The Verrucomicrobiota bacterium genome window above contains:
- a CDS encoding SLBB domain-containing protein, giving the protein RRLPVDFEKLFLRCDLSQNILMEPDDYLYFPSSVANEIYIFGAVKSPGAQGLTSEATVLSAVTLAGGYTESAYRQRVLVVRGSLNQPQKFVVNMADILAGKTRDFRLEPRDIVCVSDRPWVSAEDLADMAASAFIQAMVTVWTGGNIQPLISHPLLPTLK